In Hydrogenoanaerobacterium saccharovorans, a single window of DNA contains:
- a CDS encoding putative bifunctional diguanylate cyclase/phosphodiesterase, with amino-acid sequence MKYEYQTKRSILRIVVAIAFVIAIFSTLFYCYIHNLNEFLKLTHSTVLAQPLINKTITTFILLTVLFAVVIVYLILSNSHTQKKLYAFAFTDPVTRKGNWNLFEKEVVSLIERHRQTNYAVVQIDIDKFSLMNDMFGYETGDKLLYFVADTLAKNISSKETFCRIAADNFCLLLEYISDQQLIDRMNFFYRQINLLNNIIPEPYYMGFSAGVYRLQDRSEKPALMNDRAKIARKRGLESQDTHIVFYDPTTRDTLVKEKLLENQMYNALKTNQFEVYLQPKYELLHNCIVGAEALVRWNHPIAGMLSPGEFIPFFEQNGFVTKLDFYVFENVCALMRSWQDNQLSPMPIAINFSRLHLDKPDFTVHLQEIIRKYDISPSLLVIELTENTFLNNIDTALSVIFRLKSLGFTVSMDDFGSGFSSLNLLKQIPVDELKLDRGFFCDTIHEQRGESIVESVINMAKKLNMSTVSEGIEETAQVDFLKKIGCDIVQGYVFAKPMPVAEFEALAFASEPCFAEKVTK; translated from the coding sequence ATGAAGTATGAATATCAAACTAAAAGAAGTATTCTTCGTATCGTGGTGGCAATCGCATTTGTTATCGCAATATTTTCTACCCTTTTTTACTGTTATATTCATAATCTAAACGAATTTTTAAAGTTAACCCATTCTACCGTACTTGCACAGCCATTAATAAACAAAACAATTACTACTTTTATTTTGCTAACTGTGTTGTTCGCAGTTGTTATCGTGTACTTAATTCTTTCAAACAGCCATACACAAAAAAAACTTTATGCATTTGCTTTTACAGACCCTGTTACTAGAAAAGGCAATTGGAACTTGTTCGAAAAAGAAGTGGTAAGCCTTATTGAAAGGCACCGTCAAACAAATTACGCAGTTGTTCAAATTGATATTGATAAATTTTCGCTCATGAACGACATGTTCGGTTACGAAACAGGTGATAAGCTGCTTTATTTTGTAGCAGATACGCTTGCCAAAAACATAAGCAGCAAAGAAACATTTTGCCGCATTGCTGCCGACAATTTTTGCCTGTTGTTGGAATATATATCTGACCAGCAGCTGATTGACCGCATGAATTTTTTTTACAGACAAATCAATCTGTTAAACAACATTATTCCCGAACCGTATTATATGGGTTTTTCTGCGGGTGTGTACCGTTTGCAAGATCGCTCTGAAAAGCCTGCACTGATGAATGACCGTGCAAAAATCGCGCGTAAACGGGGCCTTGAATCGCAGGACACTCACATTGTATTTTACGACCCTACCACGCGTGATACTCTGGTAAAAGAAAAGCTGTTAGAAAACCAAATGTACAATGCACTTAAAACCAACCAGTTTGAAGTGTATCTTCAGCCTAAATACGAGCTGTTGCATAACTGCATTGTAGGGGCAGAAGCACTCGTCCGTTGGAATCATCCCATTGCAGGGATGCTTTCTCCGGGAGAATTTATCCCGTTTTTTGAACAGAACGGATTTGTAACCAAACTGGATTTTTACGTTTTCGAAAACGTGTGTGCTTTGATGCGCTCTTGGCAGGATAATCAATTATCCCCTATGCCGATTGCCATAAATTTTTCAAGATTGCATTTGGATAAGCCTGATTTCACCGTTCATCTTCAGGAAATCATCCGTAAATATGATATTTCCCCTTCTCTTCTTGTAATTGAATTGACCGAAAATACTTTTTTAAATAACATAGATACCGCACTTTCCGTTATCTTTCGGTTAAAGTCGCTGGGATTTACCGTTTCGATGGACGATTTTGGTTCGGGTTTTTCTTCGCTGAACCTGCTCAAGCAAATCCCGGTAGATGAGTTGAAACTCGACCGAGGGTTTTTCTGCGATACAATTCATGAGCAGCGCGGCGAAAGCATTGTGGAAAGTGTCATCAATATGGCGAAAAAACTCAACATGTCCACTGTTTCTGAAGGGATTGAGGAGACAGCGCAAGTGGACTTTTTGAAGAAAATAGGGTGCGACATTGTTCAGGGATATGTGTTTGCAAAACCAATGCCTGTTGCAGAATTTGAAGCACTTGCATTTGCATCAGAACCCTGCTTTGCCGAAAAAGTTACCAAGTAA
- a CDS encoding competence/damage-inducible protein A codes for MTHSQDSAEILCIGTEILLGNIVNTNSAVISRGLADIGINMFHHTVVGDNPNRLKDALDIAFSRNNIVVTTGGLGPTYDDLSKETVADYFGVKLKLHEPSAQSIRTFFDRWKRQMTENNLKQAMMPEGCIVLENRNGTAPGAILEKDGKIAVLLPGPPREMTPMFEQQVIPYLQKRSQQVFRSHCVYFFGIGESALESKLRQDIEKMQNPTIAPYAKEGEVMLRVTASAHTAEEAEALLKPAVEMLQSRFPQYIYGIDVENLQTAVVRALHAKKLKVATAESCTGGYISKRITEVAGSSAVFDCGVTSYANEIKENLLGVKHETLQKYGAVSHQTAKEMADGVRRISGADIGVSTTGIAGPDGGTDEKPVGLVYVGISSEWYNEVLELQLSRGYASEREFIRYLAGSHALNAVLKAIKEYQ; via the coding sequence ATGACCCACTCTCAAGATTCGGCTGAAATTTTATGCATCGGTACAGAAATTTTGCTCGGTAATATCGTCAACACCAACTCTGCGGTTATTTCACGCGGTCTTGCCGATATTGGTATTAATATGTTTCACCATACGGTGGTGGGGGATAACCCAAATCGATTGAAAGACGCGCTTGATATTGCATTTTCACGCAATAATATTGTAGTCACCACAGGCGGACTGGGGCCTACGTACGATGACCTTTCGAAGGAGACTGTAGCTGATTATTTCGGTGTAAAGCTAAAACTTCACGAGCCTTCGGCACAAAGCATCCGCACTTTTTTTGATAGATGGAAACGGCAGATGACCGAAAACAACCTAAAGCAAGCAATGATGCCTGAGGGGTGCATTGTACTTGAAAATCGTAACGGCACAGCGCCCGGTGCGATACTTGAAAAAGACGGCAAAATTGCTGTTTTGCTGCCCGGCCCTCCGCGAGAAATGACACCGATGTTTGAGCAGCAGGTAATCCCGTACTTACAAAAGCGGTCGCAGCAGGTATTCCGCTCGCATTGTGTGTATTTTTTTGGTATTGGCGAAAGTGCACTGGAATCTAAGCTGCGCCAAGATATTGAAAAGATGCAAAACCCAACCATTGCACCTTATGCAAAAGAGGGTGAAGTAATGCTGCGTGTTACCGCATCTGCCCATACTGCCGAAGAGGCGGAGGCACTGCTGAAACCGGCTGTGGAGATGCTGCAAAGCCGTTTTCCACAATATATTTACGGTATCGATGTAGAAAACCTGCAAACAGCGGTTGTGCGGGCACTTCACGCGAAAAAGCTCAAGGTAGCTACGGCTGAAAGCTGTACAGGCGGTTATATCTCAAAACGTATTACAGAAGTTGCAGGCAGCAGTGCCGTTTTCGATTGCGGTGTTACCAGCTACGCGAACGAAATAAAAGAAAACCTGCTTGGGGTAAAACATGAGACGTTGCAAAAATACGGCGCAGTTTCTCATCAAACAGCAAAAGAGATGGCAGATGGGGTGCGACGAATATCGGGCGCAGATATCGGCGTTTCTACTACAGGCATTGCAGGGCCGGATGGCGGTACCGATGAAAAACCGGTAGGGCTTGTATATGTAGGTATCTCCAGCGAATGGTACAACGAAGTATTAGAACTGCAGCTGTCGCGCGGCTATGCAAGCGAGCGGGAGTTTATCCGCTATCTTGCCGGTTCACATGCACTCAATGCCGTGCTCAAAGCAATCAAAGAATATCAATAA
- a CDS encoding ABC transporter ATP-binding protein, which produces MIKLTRFLKKFRLQVILGPMFKMTEAVFELIVPLVMASMIDVGIKNGDTAYVWKMAGIMVLLGIVGLGCSLTCQFFASRASQGFGTVMRNELFRHINSLSHAEIDKMGTPSLITRLNNDVNQLQLAVAMLIRLVFRAPFLAIGAAVMAMALDLKMSVIFIAAAVLIAIVLYIVMSRSVPFYKKIQKLLDGVSLITRENLEGVRVIRAFSKQADEQQRFEQTSEQLRRSSVAVAKLSALLSPVTSIVANFAILAILWYGGLRVYAGTLTQGQVIALWNYMTQILLALIVVANLVVIFTKASASAARVNEVFETAPSVTDIGNTTQAPVLGAPKIELRNISFSYNTGDENVLSDISIAIAKGESIGIIGGTGSGKSTLVNLIPRFYDVCKGEILIDGVNVKAYPFEQLRGQIGIVPQRAVLFSGDIRSNMRWGCENATDQQIDRALSIAQAKEFVDKLPKGYETTIMQGGKNLSGGQKQRLTIARALVSEPQILILDDSASALDFATDAALRKALASETKGMTVLMVSQRANTVKNADRIMVLDDGEVAGIGTHQELLQSCAVYREICLSQLSSEEVNRA; this is translated from the coding sequence ATGATAAAATTAACACGTTTTTTAAAGAAATTCCGCCTACAGGTGATTTTAGGCCCTATGTTTAAAATGACCGAAGCGGTGTTTGAATTGATCGTACCTTTGGTTATGGCAAGTATGATTGATGTAGGCATAAAAAACGGAGACACCGCCTATGTTTGGAAAATGGCAGGCATTATGGTTTTGCTGGGGATAGTAGGGCTGGGGTGCTCGCTTACCTGCCAATTCTTTGCTTCACGCGCATCGCAGGGGTTTGGTACGGTGATGCGTAACGAATTGTTTCGGCACATCAACTCGCTTTCGCATGCCGAAATTGATAAAATGGGCACGCCCTCGCTGATTACACGCCTGAACAACGACGTAAACCAGCTGCAGCTTGCGGTAGCTATGCTGATTCGTTTGGTGTTTCGCGCACCGTTTCTCGCCATTGGTGCCGCCGTAATGGCAATGGCACTCGACCTTAAAATGTCGGTGATATTTATTGCAGCGGCAGTACTTATCGCAATCGTACTTTATATCGTGATGAGCCGCTCTGTTCCATTTTACAAAAAAATTCAAAAACTACTTGACGGGGTATCCCTGATTACACGTGAAAATCTAGAAGGCGTACGCGTTATTCGTGCATTTAGTAAACAAGCAGATGAACAGCAACGTTTTGAACAGACCAGCGAGCAGTTAAGGCGTTCTTCTGTTGCGGTTGCAAAACTTTCGGCACTGCTCAGCCCTGTAACCTCCATCGTGGCAAACTTCGCTATTTTAGCTATCCTTTGGTACGGCGGCTTGCGGGTTTACGCGGGTACACTCACACAAGGGCAGGTAATTGCACTTTGGAACTATATGACGCAGATTTTGCTTGCGCTTATTGTGGTAGCAAATCTGGTGGTTATTTTCACAAAAGCATCCGCCTCTGCGGCACGCGTTAACGAAGTTTTTGAAACTGCCCCCTCCGTCACCGATATTGGCAACACAACACAAGCTCCCGTTTTGGGCGCACCTAAAATAGAGCTGAGAAATATTTCTTTCTCTTACAACACGGGGGATGAAAATGTGCTCAGCGACATCAGCATAGCCATAGCAAAAGGCGAATCAATCGGCATTATCGGAGGTACGGGTTCGGGTAAATCCACCCTTGTCAATTTGATCCCCCGTTTTTACGATGTATGCAAGGGCGAAATTTTAATAGATGGCGTCAATGTAAAAGCATATCCGTTTGAGCAGCTACGCGGGCAAATCGGTATAGTGCCTCAGCGCGCAGTACTGTTTTCGGGTGATATCCGCTCGAACATGCGTTGGGGATGTGAAAATGCAACCGACCAGCAAATCGACCGTGCACTCTCCATCGCGCAGGCAAAAGAGTTTGTGGATAAGCTGCCCAAAGGCTACGAAACCACTATTATGCAGGGCGGAAAAAATCTTTCAGGCGGGCAAAAACAGCGTCTTACCATTGCACGTGCATTGGTAAGCGAACCCCAAATTTTAATTTTAGATGACAGTGCCAGTGCATTGGATTTTGCAACCGATGCTGCTTTGCGCAAAGCATTGGCAAGTGAAACAAAAGGAATGACCGTGCTGATGGTATCACAGCGTGCCAATACCGTCAAAAATGCCGACCGCATTATGGTGCTGGATGACGGCGAAGTTGCGGGCATCGGAACTCACCAAGAGCTGCTGCAAAGCTGTGCAGTTTACCGTGAAATCTGCCTGTCGCAGTTAAGCAGCGAGGAGGTGAACCGCGCATGA
- a CDS encoding YesL family protein, with translation MMGLFGGNYNKPGPGIDKNAPPKKGLALFFDIYIRAFWELIKLNLIFLLFSIPIVTIGPAYAAMSKVTMLMIRERPFFVFGDFWAAFKAEFKQSFITGLLTAVLSIMMIVGMRFYLAAAAQNQMMYALWFLLVAISFILAMACIYVYPLIVTVSLPLKAIYKNAMLLSIVCLKHSLPALLVIIVIGGGCFLFFPFSIPIILLLLFSHIAFISSFTAWPGIKKYVAGEDNSEQND, from the coding sequence ATGATGGGACTTTTTGGCGGTAATTACAATAAACCGGGACCGGGGATTGATAAAAACGCTCCCCCAAAAAAGGGACTGGCTTTGTTTTTCGACATATACATTCGTGCTTTTTGGGAGCTTATCAAGCTGAATTTGATTTTTCTGCTTTTTAGCATACCGATTGTCACAATCGGGCCTGCCTACGCGGCTATGAGCAAGGTGACTATGTTAATGATTCGTGAGCGCCCGTTTTTTGTGTTCGGCGATTTTTGGGCTGCATTTAAAGCCGAATTTAAGCAGTCGTTTATTACGGGATTATTGACAGCCGTACTCAGTATCATGATGATTGTGGGTATGCGCTTTTATCTTGCGGCGGCAGCACAAAACCAAATGATGTATGCCCTTTGGTTTCTGCTTGTTGCAATTTCGTTTATACTGGCGATGGCGTGTATTTATGTTTATCCGCTGATTGTAACAGTAAGCCTGCCTTTAAAAGCTATTTATAAAAATGCGATGCTGCTTAGTATTGTTTGTTTAAAACACAGTTTGCCCGCATTGTTGGTTATTATTGTTATTGGCGGCGGGTGCTTTCTTTTCTTCCCATTTTCTATACCAATCATTTTGCTGTTGCTGTTTTCGCATATTGCGTTTATTTCAAGCTTTACAGCATGGCCGGGTATAAAAAAATATGTTGCAGGTGAAGATAACTCAGAACAAAACGATTAA
- a CDS encoding ABC transporter ATP-binding protein, with translation MNWAVLKRILKFINPYKKYIVGAFISAIVSVSLTLLSPVLIGDAIDLIAGYGTVDFAGLLRILAVLTAIILMSALFHWLMTLCTNIITYSAIKDLRTAVFVKLEQVPLRYIDGTAHGDLISRVVNDIDQISDGLIQGFSQLFLGVVTIVGTLGFMLSINVKIALVVVILTPVSLFVASFIAKHSFDEFRRQSAIRGELGGYIEELIGNQKVVKAFGYEHRSQETFEEINARLYATGVNAQFYSSTTNPSTRFVNGLVFAAVGLSGALAAISGRLSVGQISCFLTYANQYTKPFNEISGVVTELQTATASARRVFAILDEPTEKPDATDALVLTHCNGNVHLDDVSFSYSPDRKLIEHLHLDAKSGQRIAIVGPTGCGKTTIINLLMRFYDVNSGSIEVDGVETRAITRSSLRATYGMVLQETWVFTGTIRDNIAYGKPDASLDEIIEAAKSAHAHSFIKRLPQGYDTLIAEDGGNLSQGQKQLLCIARIMLTKPPMLILDEATSSIDTRTEIRIQKAFTQMMEGRTSFVVAHRLSTIREADCILVMRDGNIVEQGTHAQLLEKGGFYADLYNSQFASSADTSF, from the coding sequence ATGAATTGGGCTGTGTTAAAACGTATTTTAAAATTTATAAATCCTTATAAAAAATATATCGTCGGTGCTTTTATCAGTGCTATCGTAAGCGTTTCTCTCACATTGCTTTCACCTGTTCTCATCGGCGATGCAATCGACCTGATTGCAGGTTATGGCACAGTGGATTTCGCAGGCTTGCTGCGTATTTTAGCGGTACTTACTGCTATCATCTTGATGAGCGCACTGTTCCATTGGCTGATGACGTTGTGTACCAATATCATCACCTATTCTGCAATAAAAGATTTGCGTACAGCGGTATTTGTAAAACTGGAACAGGTTCCGCTGCGATATATCGACGGTACCGCACACGGCGACCTTATCAGCCGCGTCGTCAATGATATTGACCAGATTTCAGACGGTTTGATACAAGGTTTTTCGCAATTATTCCTTGGCGTAGTAACAATTGTGGGCACCCTTGGGTTTATGCTTTCGATAAATGTAAAGATTGCATTGGTTGTTGTGATACTAACCCCCGTCTCGCTGTTCGTTGCGTCTTTCATCGCCAAGCATTCCTTTGACGAATTTCGTAGGCAATCTGCCATTCGCGGCGAACTCGGCGGATATATCGAAGAACTGATCGGCAACCAAAAGGTGGTAAAAGCATTTGGCTACGAGCACCGCTCGCAAGAAACGTTTGAAGAAATCAACGCTCGCCTTTATGCAACCGGAGTAAACGCGCAGTTCTATTCCTCTACCACCAACCCGAGTACGCGCTTTGTAAATGGTTTGGTGTTTGCTGCGGTTGGGCTTTCAGGCGCACTGGCAGCCATCAGCGGCAGGCTTTCGGTAGGCCAGATTTCATGTTTTCTTACCTATGCTAACCAGTATACAAAACCGTTTAATGAGATATCGGGTGTTGTTACCGAGCTGCAAACCGCTACCGCAAGTGCCCGCCGCGTATTTGCTATTTTAGATGAACCTACCGAAAAACCGGATGCAACCGATGCTTTGGTACTGACACACTGCAACGGGAATGTGCACCTCGACGATGTTTCATTCTCCTACTCGCCCGACCGAAAACTGATTGAACACCTCCACTTAGATGCAAAATCAGGGCAGCGCATTGCCATTGTAGGCCCTACCGGCTGCGGCAAAACCACCATTATCAACCTGTTAATGCGTTTTTACGATGTAAACAGCGGCAGCATTGAGGTAGATGGTGTGGAAACACGTGCCATTACCCGCAGCAGCCTGCGTGCGACGTATGGCATGGTTTTGCAAGAAACATGGGTGTTCACCGGTACCATCCGCGATAATATCGCTTACGGTAAACCCGATGCATCCCTGGATGAGATTATTGAGGCTGCGAAATCGGCACATGCGCATAGTTTTATCAAGCGTTTGCCGCAAGGATACGACACCTTGATTGCGGAAGATGGAGGGAACCTCTCGCAAGGGCAAAAACAGCTGCTTTGTATTGCGCGCATTATGCTTACAAAACCGCCTATGCTGATTTTGGATGAAGCGACCAGTTCGATTGATACCCGAACTGAAATCCGTATTCAAAAAGCATTTACACAAATGATGGAAGGGCGCACAAGCTTTGTTGTAGCGCACAGGTTGTCCACCATCCGTGAGGCAGATTGCATTTTGGTAATGCGTGACGGTAATATAGTAGAACAAGGTACCCATGCCCAACTGCTTGAAAAAGGCGGTTTTTACGCCGATTTGTACAACAGCCAGTTTGCATCAAGTGCCGATACTTCATTTTAA
- a CDS encoding ZIP family metal transporter, with protein sequence MNDFNPLLLALAGTGFTFLSTALGAAVVFFFRGEVSISIQRVFLGFAAGVMIAASVWSLLIPAIEMAEEQGSIGWIPAAGGFVLGAAFLLLLDRLLPHLHPGSSQPEGLSSSLKRTTMLVFAVTLHNIPEGMAVGLTFALAAQKGGSITIASAIALALGIGLQNFPEGTAISLPLKKEGLSNTRSFVYGALSGIVEPIAGVLAVLMMGSIMHIMPWLLAFAAGAMIYVVVEELIPEANLGEHSHSGTIGVLAGFLIMMILDVALG encoded by the coding sequence TTGAATGATTTTAATCCGCTTTTACTGGCATTGGCTGGTACAGGATTTACTTTTTTGTCTACTGCGCTAGGTGCCGCGGTTGTTTTCTTTTTTCGCGGAGAAGTAAGCATAAGCATTCAGCGCGTATTTCTCGGGTTTGCTGCGGGGGTTATGATAGCAGCCTCGGTTTGGTCGCTGCTGATACCCGCAATTGAAATGGCAGAAGAACAGGGCAGTATTGGCTGGATACCCGCCGCGGGTGGGTTTGTACTGGGTGCTGCATTTTTGCTGCTGCTTGACCGGCTTCTTCCCCATCTTCACCCGGGCAGCTCTCAACCCGAGGGGCTTAGTTCGTCGCTGAAGCGCACTACAATGCTGGTTTTTGCGGTGACTTTACATAATATTCCCGAAGGGATGGCTGTGGGGCTTACCTTTGCGCTTGCCGCACAAAAAGGCGGTTCAATTACCATTGCCTCGGCGATTGCCCTTGCGTTGGGTATCGGGTTGCAAAACTTCCCCGAGGGTACAGCCATTTCTTTACCGCTGAAAAAAGAAGGGCTTTCCAATACTCGTTCATTTGTGTACGGGGCATTATCCGGCATTGTAGAACCCATAGCGGGTGTTCTAGCGGTGCTTATGATGGGCTCAATCATGCATATAATGCCGTGGTTGTTGGCTTTTGCGGCGGGTGCAATGATCTATGTTGTTGTCGAGGAATTAATTCCCGAGGCCAATCTCGGTGAGCATTCTCACTCTGGCACTATCGGCGTACTGGCGGGTTTTTTAATCATGATGATATTGGACGTTGCTCTTGGTTGA
- a CDS encoding sensor domain-containing diguanylate cyclase, with translation MKESIRTICEAEDKKQLEDIANNIMGAIMSCKDDCWFTINYASMGLLRLTGFTCDELRDLFQNRFILLIYPEDADNMKKEFEEQRKLSDYIELEYRLVCKDGGTVWVLEKGKLHKDENGNYTYYSVFFDITERKTLQLQQAMRNEHIRKIIEQEGDILLEWTISNDTLFCSPNFKIKFGYELPDKFCLEYAIDHVIYEADIPLFRQRLQYLLNGKVPCGDDYRIKKASGEYLWCKIRSTVLCDSDGNPQKVICILSDIDSQKKERQMLEAKAQRDLLTGAYNKITAQSLIEDYLNGDGKDGYHALFVIDIDNFKSINDHLGHLKGDSVLSSISSCLAKQFRPNDIVGRIGGDEFMVLLKNIPSIELAEQKAQHLVHVFRNVLCDIDNDFTISGSIGISIYPDHGHQFEELFRKADAALYFSKGHGKDCYQVYSCQVAPSSERSYLSTEQSLRRDLARCVFEILYDTQDICPAIRHILGITGRYYSVPHVYIFESQEDDGKLIWENTFEWCSDLGLPFSQNYVNYLNIHSEEYIKLFDDNGIFYCSDLSLLPHELEQSLRNREANSILQSAIVRNGCIKGFIGFSESIPGRLWNKAEIEAVILISKILGVFLLNDRSRNELQQSNFTAKTIIDRMNVCAYVLRKEDYKILYANDLARQYHPELEIGKTCFSCSYGKLPCSRCPIDELDDNVDRWTVNFCNACHMWSECSVSKMKWTDGKEAYLIICNDAAK, from the coding sequence GTGAAAGAAAGCATCCGCACGATTTGTGAAGCAGAGGATAAAAAGCAGCTTGAGGATATAGCGAATAATATTATGGGTGCCATTATGAGCTGTAAGGACGACTGTTGGTTTACAATTAATTATGCCAGCATGGGGCTTTTGCGCCTTACCGGCTTTACTTGTGATGAATTACGCGACCTTTTTCAGAATAGGTTTATCTTGTTGATTTACCCAGAGGATGCAGACAATATGAAGAAAGAATTTGAAGAGCAACGAAAGTTAAGCGATTATATAGAATTGGAGTATCGCCTGGTTTGTAAAGACGGCGGCACTGTTTGGGTTCTTGAAAAAGGCAAATTACATAAAGATGAAAACGGCAACTATACCTATTACTCGGTTTTTTTTGATATTACAGAGCGTAAAACTTTGCAGCTGCAGCAGGCAATGCGAAATGAACACATCCGCAAAATAATCGAACAAGAAGGAGACATTCTTCTTGAATGGACTATTTCAAACGACACCTTGTTTTGTTCGCCTAATTTTAAAATAAAGTTCGGTTACGAACTTCCAGATAAATTTTGTTTGGAATACGCCATCGACCATGTAATTTACGAAGCAGATATTCCCCTGTTTCGGCAGCGCCTGCAATATTTACTCAACGGCAAGGTACCTTGCGGGGATGATTATCGCATAAAAAAGGCATCTGGTGAGTACCTTTGGTGCAAAATACGCAGTACTGTACTTTGCGATTCAGATGGAAATCCGCAAAAAGTTATTTGTATACTATCCGATATAGACAGCCAGAAAAAAGAACGCCAGATGCTGGAAGCAAAAGCTCAGCGCGACCTGCTGACAGGAGCTTACAATAAAATTACCGCTCAATCGCTGATTGAAGATTATTTAAACGGCGACGGTAAAGACGGATACCATGCTCTTTTTGTGATTGATATTGATAATTTTAAATCAATCAACGATCATCTGGGGCATTTAAAGGGTGACAGCGTACTCAGCAGCATATCATCGTGCCTCGCAAAGCAATTTCGCCCCAACGACATTGTAGGGCGAATCGGCGGTGACGAATTTATGGTGCTGCTCAAGAATATTCCGTCCATTGAGTTGGCAGAGCAAAAAGCACAGCATTTGGTTCATGTTTTTCGCAATGTGCTTTGCGACATTGACAATGACTTTACCATATCCGGCAGCATTGGCATTTCTATTTACCCCGACCATGGGCATCAGTTTGAAGAATTGTTCCGCAAAGCAGATGCCGCACTGTACTTTTCGAAAGGTCACGGTAAAGACTGCTATCAAGTATATAGCTGTCAGGTCGCCCCGAGTTCCGAAAGAAGCTACCTCAGTACAGAGCAATCGCTTCGGCGAGACCTTGCGCGGTGTGTTTTCGAAATATTGTATGATACCCAAGACATTTGCCCTGCAATCAGGCATATCCTCGGAATTACAGGACGGTATTACAGTGTACCTCATGTTTACATATTTGAAAGCCAGGAGGATGACGGTAAATTAATATGGGAGAACACCTTTGAGTGGTGCAGCGACCTTGGTTTGCCGTTCAGCCAAAATTATGTCAACTATTTGAATATCCATTCCGAAGAATATATAAAACTGTTTGATGACAATGGTATTTTTTATTGCAGCGATCTCTCTTTACTGCCCCATGAACTGGAGCAATCATTGCGCAATAGGGAGGCTAACTCAATACTTCAGTCTGCAATTGTTCGAAACGGGTGCATAAAAGGTTTTATAGGGTTTAGCGAAAGTATACCGGGGCGCCTTTGGAACAAAGCAGAAATAGAGGCTGTTATTCTCATATCTAAAATATTGGGTGTATTTTTACTCAACGACCGCTCTCGAAACGAACTGCAGCAAAGCAATTTTACCGCAAAAACCATCATTGACCGTATGAACGTGTGCGCATACGTACTTCGCAAAGAGGATTACAAAATTCTTTATGCCAATGACCTTGCGCGCCAATACCACCCGGAATTGGAAATCGGCAAAACCTGCTTTTCTTGCTCATATGGCAAATTGCCCTGTTCCCGCTGCCCCATAGATGAATTGGATGATAATGTTGACCGCTGGACCGTTAATTTTTGCAATGCATGCCACATGTGGTCGGAATGTTCGGTATCTAAAATGAAATGGACGGACGGGAAAGAGGCATATCTCATCATCTGCAATGATGCCGCCAAATAA